In the genome of Bremerella sp. P1, the window AGAGTTCCACCGAAGCCGGTACGGCTGCCATCTGACCGCCGGAGGCCGGGTCGAATCCACGGTCACCTGGCTGGAGCGATGGCGGCACGTTCTCCATCGAGACCCGGCTCAAATCACTTTCGCGGGTATCGGCGTTAACGGCGAATTCAACCTTTTCGGTCGCCCTATCAGAAAGTGACTTCGAGCGATAAATGCCAACCTTATCGGTTCCGTCAAACGCCCAGAACAAGCGATCATCACGGGCCACCGCTTCGATCCGGCTCGATTGATCATCCGGCAAAATCACCTCGATGAGGTTCGCACCAGGGTCTCCTTCGATGACACCTTCAAAGACGTCGCCGAGCTCGCGATTACGGCGATCGAACTGCGAAGCGACGGCCAGCGAGAGAGACTCTTGCACCAACGGTGGGAAGCTTGGCCAAGTCGGAAAAACTGTCCAAGCAGCCGGCGGATCGAGCGAACGATCGACCGAGTCGGTACTGGCCGGCAGGCAGAAAACAATCACGTTGCCCCCAAGTCGAGTCGCGACGGCATCTTCCTTATCTTGCGAAAGCGTTTGATAACGCGACGTCACAATCGCGGGATCGCCGGTACCAAACCAGAGGGCCGTTTGTGCCGTGGAGTCTTCGCTGGTGGTGACCTTGAAGTAATTCCACACAGGGGTCGTTAGCAGGCCGCCAGCTTGCTGTCCGCGAAACGACTCCAGCAGTGGACTCTCATACTGTCGGGGATCTAAAAAGTACTCGCCGCGCGGGGTCGGTCCATCGAGCTTGATATCGATTAGCGACGACGCAGTATCATCCCCTTTGGCCAAGGCTGCGTTGTAGCTGGCCGCTTGCACCCGGTCGCCCAGGAACAACACGAGTCCGCCGCCGCGTTGGACAAACGTGCGAAGAATGGCGGCCTCGTCCGGAGCGATCTGAGCCACGTTGGACAGGTAGACGGCATCGTAGGACAGCAGGTCGATATCCATCAGTGCCGAAGCACTCATCGTCTCGACCTTGACGGGCGACTGGATCGAATCCGACGGATCGAGGGCCAGCTTCAAAAACTTGAGCGAAGGAACGTCGTCGGCCAAACACAAGATCCGCAACTGCGGCTTTACTTCCACCACAATAAAGCGACGGTTATCAGTCGCCAGCAGGTCGTCCTCTAATCGAAACTCGATCGCATGGGTACCAGGCTGGGTGAAGACCGTATTCATTTCGACCGATACCACCTGATTGTCAACGAACGGCACCACCTTCTGTGAGACGAGCCGACCATCGACGAGCATCTGTACGACCTGGCTGGGAAGTTGCGAGGCGTTGTCGCACGAAAGATCAACTCGAAACCGAGCCGACTGGTTTGGCGTTAGATAAGGCGTAAGCTGCGTCGCCCCGATGATCGCACTGTTGGTTGTTTGCGGCTGACCGACATCGAATGTCTGCATGACCGCCAGCTCTTCGATCTTGGCCAGTACCTGTTCGTTAGTTTGCGAAGCGGCCTCTTTCCAAGTCACATCGCCGTAGTCGGTCAGAATGCAGACCTGGGCACGACGAAGTCGAGGGAAGTCCCGGGCTGCCATTCGTAGTGTTCCTTCGATTTCCGCCAGGGCAAGATCAAGCGCCGCGACGCCAGGGTCGATCTCGATCTGCTCGAGTTCCCGCAGCACGTCGTTCGGGTCGAACGCTGGTTCGGAAATGATTCCTTTGGCCGTGCGGCCCATCGCCAGCAGCGTGAACCCATCTCCTTCGCCAGCTTCGTTGACGATTCGACGAGCCAGTTCCTTGGCCTGATCGAGGCGAGTCTGACCTTCTTCGCCGTAAGCCATGCTGTACGACTGATCGATCACTAAAACGGTATGTGTGGCCGAGCCGGGACCGCCAAAGCCACTGATGCCTGAGCCACCGGTGCAAGAGATATCGGCCAAAGCGATCGCGAAAAACAACAGAATCGCACAGCGAACCAACAGCAATAGCAACTGTTCGACTTGAATGCGGCGACGATTCTTCTTCATCGCAGCCAACAGAAACTTCATCGCGGCCCAATCCGTTTCGCGATAGCGACGACGATTCCACAGATGAATGAGAATCGGCGCCACGGCGGCCAATCCCCATAACAGCATCGTCGCACTGGAAAAAGCGAATGGATTCACAGGGTTAACAAGCGTTTCGTTAAAGTGGGCTACACAAGCCGGGCATTGCGGTGATTGAAAAAGTTACGAAGCACGGCGTCGAAAGGTTGGTCGGTACGGATCTGGACGAAATCCATCTGGTTCGCCAAAGACTGGCTGCGAAGGTCATTGACGAAAGCCTCGATCTCTTCGCGATACGCTTTGCGAACGGAAATAGGATCGGCCAACAACTCGGGAAATGCCTCCAGTCCGTTGAACATAGTGGGACGATCAAAGGGAAAATCGAGTTCCGCTGGGTCGAGCACCTGCATCAAAATGATGTCGTGCTTGCGAAACCGCAGATGCTTCAGACCGGCCATGATCGACTCGACATCGTCGAAGAAGTCACTGAGCACGATCACTAAGCCTCGACGACTCAGCCGGCCTGATAGTTCGTGCAAAAGGGGGCCAATCTGTGTTTTCTCTTTCGATTCGACGGTTTGCAGTACGTCGATGACTTGCTGCAGTTGCACAGGACTTCCACTGGGGGATACCAGCGAACGAACCTGATCGTCGAACGTAACCAGCCCGACGGCGTCTTGCTGCTGCAAAATTAACCAGGCCAGCGTCGCCCCAATACACTGGGCATACTCAAGCTTGCTCATCGCGGCATCGGGACTCTTGTAGCGCATGCTTTCGCTGACATCGACCACAAGGTTACAGATCAAATTCGTTTCGTCTTCGAACTGCTTGATGTAGTACTTGTCAGTTCGGCCGAGGACTTTCCAGTCGAGGTAGCGCAGATCATCCCCGGGCGCGTAGTCGCGATGCTCGGCGAACTCAATCGAGAACCCGCGGTGCGGGCTACGATGCGAGCCGGCGATCAGCCCTTCCACGATATGCTTTGCCCGCAGCCGCAGCCCCTGGACTTTAGCCAGCGTCTGAGGATCTAAAAGCGTCGACAAATTGCTGGTCCTCTACCGTGGTGGGAATGTTTTCCAAAAGCTGCTGAACGACATGATCGGTCGTGATGCCCTCCGCGTCGGCGTTGAAGCTCGTTCGAATGCGGTGCCGCAGTACCGGCAGCGCCACGGCTTTCACGTCGTCGGTGGTAGCGAACTCGCGACCTTGCAAAATGGCTCGTGCTTTCGCGCCAAGCACCAGGAACTGGCTGGCCCGCGGACCGGCACCCCATTGGATGTACGGCTCCATCTTCGACGGAATGTCGTTGCCGCGACGTGTCATGCGGACCAGACGAATTGCGTACTGGGCCACCGGATCCGCTACCGGCACACGCCGCACGACCTGAGCAAGCTGAATGATTTCTTCGCCAGTCAGTAGCGGCGAAATCTCCGTATTAACATCGGCGGTCGTGCGTTTGACGATCTCCAGTTCTTCCAGTTCGGAAGGGTAGTCAATCCGCACGTTGAACATGAATCGGTCAAGCTGCGCTTCCGGCAGCGGGTAGGTACCTTCCTGCTCGATCGGGTTTTGCGTGGCGAGCACGAAGAACGGCTTGGGCAACGCATGCTTCGAGCCACCGGCAGTGACCTGCTTCTCCTGCATCGACTCGAGCAAAGCGGCCTGAGTCTTGGGAGGCGTTCGGTTGATTTCGTCCGCCAGGATCACATTACTGAAGATCGGACCGGGAACGAAGCGGTAGGCTCGTTCCCCGGTGCTGCGATTCTCTTGAATGATTTCCGTGCCAGTGATATCCGACGGCATCAGGTCAGGCGTGAACTGAATACGGTTGAACTCCAGGTGCAACGCGCTGGCCAAAGAACGGACCATCAACGTTTTCGCCAGCCCTGGCACCCCTTCCAGCAGACAGTGACCGCCTGCAAACAGGGCGATCAGAAGCTGCTCGACTACTTCTTCCTGACCGACAATCACGCGGCCAATTTCGCGTTGCAGAAGTTCATACGCCTCGGCCAGTCTGGCGGCTGCGGCGGCATCATTTTCGCTCGTCATTCGATCGTTGTCCGTAGGAAGTCAATTGCGGAAATGGATTACGTGACGCGTAACGGTTCGTTGTGCTTAGTTGGATTCGTTTGTGGAAGAGGCGTCGGGAGGTTCTAGCAGGGGCGATGGCGAATAAACCGTCAAACGGCTAGGAGAAGCAACGATCATCTGCCCTCCGGCTACGACGACATTGCCACCTTCTTCCCCGTATTGCAGCAGATCGACTGGCAACGCGGCTTCTTTCACGCTGCCGCTCGAATCAAGCTGCGTTGCAAGGCGGAAGATCTTGTCGCGAGTCGGCCAGTACACTTGGTCACCGACCAGCGCCGGACGGCCGTATCCTCGATCGCGGAACATTTGATCTACGTTGGGGAACTCGGCCCGAATCTTGCCGGAATATAGGTGAACCCAGAACAGTTGTTCGCCACTGACCAGGACATCATCCTTGGTCGCACCCACCAGGTGCAGCGGATCGAGACCGCCGGGGACCGTTTGCCAGACTAACTGCCCCGTTGCCGCATCAAGGGCCAACAGACGCTCGCAGTCAAGCGGCATAGTGACTACGAGCCCGCGGGTAACAATGCATGGGTTGACGTTGCGCTGTACCAGCGAGTGTGCCATTTCAAGCTTATCGGGAATCAAGCCCCGGCGTGGATAACGCGTGAGCCACAGCATTTCGCCGCGATCAGCCTGGAGTGCAGCGATCACGCCATGATTGGTGTTGTAATACAGGACGCCATCTTTGAGCGTCAGCAAGTTGTGCGAACGAAAGCCATACTCTCCGCCGGCGACCAGACCACTTCCGTAGGGCTGTGTCAGGCAGATCGTTCGCCGCCACAACATCTGCGAAGTCGTCCAGTCGAAGCATGCCACGGCAGACTCGTCTCGAACGCCTGACTTGATCATCCCGCAGTAAAGACGGTTTCCCTGGATGATCGCCGTGCCTTCGAATGACCAAGGACCGGAAAGCTCGGTCACTGGAGGTATCCGCGCTTCGAGCTTGCCTTCCTTCCGCATGTCGAACACGACCATGTCGGCCGGGTCTTGAAACTGCGACTGGACGTAGGGAACACCGATCGCGGTCGTTCCGATCCGTGCGACGAGTTTCCTGTCGTCGGACGAGAGCGTGAAGCGATCGGGGCCCAGGGCATGAATCAGTTTCAGCGACATGGCCGACAGGGGTGAACCACGTCGACGACCACGCATATTAAAATCGAAATCGAGTCGACGACCGCCGGTATGGAACGCACCGTAATCGAGTTCATCTCGATCAAAGAACTGGGAGCCCTCGGTCGGAAACGCAGGCAGGCCGCTATCGAGCTGGAACGCACGTACTCGCTCTTCATCCGCGACGATGACATTGCCATCCATTACCGCGGGAAACGTACTGAGGAGTGCATCGGACGATTCAGCCACCAATGGAATACGTTGCAGTTCCCGATCTTCGCCAAAGCCGTTTCGGCCTCCGACACGCGACAACGATTGAGTCTCGAGCGAGACGCTCCAGTTCGGTTTGAACGTCTTGGCCCGCTCCGGCAATTCGGCCTTGGCGGTGCGAGCGTAGGAGCCTGCATAGGTTGGCCAGGTATTCGCGTGTCGCGAAGCATGCTCGCCAGGTGACGAGGCTACCAGCTTGGTCAGGAACTGGGCATAGTTAACGTCACGCCCTCCCAGATACCCCTGGGCATCGGGATGGAGTTGCCGCAACAGTTCCAGTTCGACGGCAGCACGATCGCTGCTCCCTTCCAGCCACGATGCCAGGCAAAGTCGAGCCCAGACGGCGGCCGGATCGACATCGCTATCGGCGGTGGTCGCCAGCGAACTCGATGCCTGGTTCTCGTCTAATAAGCTTTCGATGTAATCGAGGTGCTTTCCCCAGTCGACACCATCGACGGCAACCCAGATTGGCTGCCCCGGCATGGCCAGCAAAACACCTTCCGGATCTTCTGGCGTCCGATAACGGGGAGAGATGCGTTCCCAGGCAGTGCGGGCTTCGTTAAAGCGACCTTGTTCGAGAAGGAGATCTCCCATGTGCAGCAGCGCCTCGTCGGCGTGCTTGCTGAGAAAGTAGGTATTGATCGCAGCAGAGAGCTGGGCCGGATCGCGGGAGGCTATCGCGGCGTCGAGATCTTGCTTGGCCAACGAATCGATGCGTGTGCGGTAGACCTCGAGGAACTCGGGCATCTGCCGAGAATACTCGGAGATGCGGCGACGCAGATACGTCTTCAGTTCGACGTAGTAGACATACTCACTTCCCAGGTCGACCTGGTCGCTTCCCTGGACAATGAGTTCGTCACCATGACCACTGATAAGCCGTTCCAGGGTGTCGATCGCATCCTGCCACTTTTGTTGTTGCAGTTGCTGATCGACCTGGGCCAGCAGGTTCTTGGTGTCGTTTTTGGTTTCAGGTAGTTCGACCGTCAGCGAGAACTCAGCCCGGGCAAATACATCCTGAGCCTGGCCCAAGGCTTGAGTCGCGCCCAGGAGCAAGAGGGGAAGGACCCAAACAAGTCCTGCAGATCGCGATGTCAGCGTTGGCCTAGATCTCATGCACTCGCTATTCCTGACGATAATTGCCTTCCGCATACAGTATAGAAGCCGCCACTGCCCCGGAAAAGCAAAGCGTCAGCCTGGAACTTGCGATTCCACCAACTATTGGGGGAAAGGGTCCGATTAAGCTGGCTGTTTCGTCAAGAAAAGACGCGAAGAAACCCGGCGAACTAGTCAAACGCAGGGGGCTGGGTCGGAATCCCCTGCTTCGCTTTTTTCAGCGCAATATCGGTCAACTCATCAGCGGACAGTTCTTTTCGCTCGGCCGCTGGTCTGCGCAGGTAGCACACCACGATGTAAAGGAAAAAGCCTCCCAGCAGCACGTAGGGAACGATCATCATGAACAGGATGCTGAATGCGTACGCGCTCACGTAGTTGTCGCTCAAGCCATCTTTGCACGTCGGACACGCCCAAGCCCACGAAGGGGCCCCGAGCACCAACAGTAGTGCTGCGGCGCAGTTCAACTTGGCGAAGATGGCTTTCAGGGCGTTCATAATCCTAGGTTGCGGCCTCTGGAGGAAAGAACTGATACAAACAAAGATAAACTAAGACGCCGGTAATGGAAACATAAAGCCAGATCGGAAAGGTCCATTTGGCAATCTTGCGGTGGGCTTCGCGGCGATCCTTGAGGCCCAGATAAATGGTAATGACCGCCAAAAAGGGCACAACCGCAGCCAGCACCACGTGGCTAAGCAGCATGATGTAATAGCTGTATCGAATCCAAGCAGCCGGATAATCAGGGAACGTCTTGCTGTGCCCTTCCATCAAGGCGTGATACACCAGGTAGCACACCAGAAAGACCACCGATACGCCGAAGCAGCCCAGCATCGTCCATTTGTGCGCATCGACTTTACCCAGCTTGATCAGCACAAAGCCGACCACCAACAGCAGGGTCGCCAGGCCGTTGAGCGATGCATTCACATGGGGTAAGAGCGTTACCAAATCCACACGTTAGTCCTTCTTCTCGGTTTCACTTGGGGCAGCTTCGTCCTTGGCCGGCGGAAGCATTTCATCCAGCGTCTTGTGCAGCGACTCCATCTGATCTTTCTGGCTGGTGCGGAACGAGTCGATCACCTTGCCATCAGGCCCCACCAGAAAAACGCGATCGCTGTGATACTGCGGTTCGACTTTGATATCAAAGAAGTCGCTGCCGATCTTCTGGATATAGTCGAACTCGCCGGTACAGAAGTACCAGCGATCGGGATCGGCCTGGAAGCGTTCGGCATATCCAGCCAATGCTGCCGGGGTATCGTTATCGGGGTCGCAGGTGATGCTGACCAGTTTCAAGCCACGATCTTTGAATTCGTTTCGCAGCCGAGCCTTCTCCATGTTCTGCATGATGCAGCTGCCGGGGCACGACGTATAGAAGAAGCTGCCCAGCCAGATATCTCCTTCGAGCGACTCACTATTAAATGGCTGATCCAGACTATCGGTCAGCTGAAAGCTATCCATCGTCTGCTTGCGAGGTTCTTCCTTTTCTGCGACTTCCTCTTCGGTCGCTTTCTTATCATAAGGCTCAGCCAACAGTTCCTTCAGCATCTTCTTCGCACGCAAAAAGTCCGTGGAATCGGTCGCACGGAAAGTCCCGCGAAGCTTGCCGGCTTTGTCGATGACCATCAGGCGGTCACTGTGCGTTTGTGTCTCGAAGGCAACCTGAAACGATCCTTCGGTGATCTGCTTCAGCTGCTCCATATCACCAGTCAAAAAAGTCCATACGCCAGGCTTCGCTTGAAATGACTCCGCATACTGACGCAAAACGGCCGGCGTGTCGTTATCGGGATCGCAGGTGATACTAACGAACTTGATGCCTTCGTCGGCGAACTCTTCCTGCAGGATCGCGATCTGCTGGTTTTGCATCTTGCAGATCGAAGGACACGCGGTGAAGAAGAAGCTGGCAATCCAGACGTCTCCATCCAAAGATGCCGTATCGAATGTCTCTTCCTGGGCCGACATCAGCTCGAACGGGGCGATCTCACGGTTCAGCTCGACCTCGGGTCCCTCAGTTGCGTGATCGTCAATCGGCATGCTACCGCCGCTGGGGCCACGATTGAGTGCTGCCCAGAACATCGTCAGTCCCAACAGGATCAACAGCACGGCAGAAACGAAAATTCCGGTGGTGGGTTTCATATCCAATCTCCTCGCCTTGTTTTCCCTGCCGCACGGCAGGCCAAGGCGAACATGACGATGGCAAATAGTATGGTAATCGTTACGCCAAGGCCTACGCCGGGCAACCAAAATTGCCCAGTCGTCTCCCCACCCAAAAAGCTTGGCGCGGTTTCCGCATGCAGGATTTGTCGGATGGCCCCCAGTGCATAGGTAACCGGATTGAGCGTCATCACCCAACTCAAAACCCACTGCCCGATCGACGACGTATTGGTGGGAATGGGAAAGAACGCCCCGGACAAAAGCCACATGGGCATCAGCAGCAAATTCATCACAGCGTGAAACCCCTGCGTCGAGTCCATCCGCCACGCCAGCCAGAACCCCAGCGACGTCAGCCCAATACCGACGACCACCAAAAGTCCAAAAATGGAGACCAACTGCACGGCATTCATATGAATACCGACGAAGTAGCCCAACAAGAGAAAGATCATCGCCTGCCCTACGGCGAGAATCGTTCCGCCGAGCACCTTACCCAGCACCATCGACCACCGCGGGATGGGCGAAACGAGCACCGATTGCAGGAAGCCTTCGTTGCGGTCTTCGATGATCGAAATCGTTGCGAAGATCGCTGTGAACAGCACAATCAGCAGCAAGGTGCCTGGGAAGAAATAAACGGTGAAGCTTTCGTCCGTGCCCCCCTGCCCTGATGTCCGAAAGACGCCCGTTAGCCCGGTACCAAACAGAAGCCAGAAAATAATCGGCTGGCCTATCGCCCCAACAATGCGGTTCCGCTGCCGCAGAAACCGTACGATCTCGCGGCGGCAGAGCGACCAGGCGGCGGCCAATGGGTTGGGGCTGGCAATCGCTTCGGAGGTCATGGGGTTACCTCCTCGGTAAACTGCCGACCAGTCATCGCGATAAAGACATCTTCCAGCGAAGGCTTGGCAAGCGTGATCGCATCGACCAGTTCGCTGGCCGTTTGCATGATCGAACGGATCGTGGCGGGGCCGTCTTCGGTTTCCAGACGCACCAGTTCGCTGACCTCGCTGGCATTCAATTGCAACTCGTCGTGCAGTTTTCGAATGAGTGCTTCGGGCTGACGCGAACGAATGGTGATCGTATCGCCGCCGATTTTATCCTTCAGGGCATCCGGTGTATCGAGCGCGACCAGCTTGCCTTGATCGAGGATAGCAATCCGATCGGCCTTCTCCGCTTCTTCTAAGAGATGCGAGGTAAGAATGACCGTGACGCCTTGGTCGGTTCGCAGGAATTCCAGGTAACGCCACATCGCTTGACGGGCAGCCGGATCGAGTCCCGTGCTGGGCTCGTCCAGCAGCAAGATCTTTGGCGAATGCAACATTCCCTTGGCCAGTTCGACACGTCGTCGCAGACCTCCGGAAAGGTCCTCAACGATGTCCTTCTGGCGATCTTCTAGTTCCAGCTTGTTCAGCAGCAAGGCAGTTCGCTCGGTGAGCGCGGCCCCGGTAATTCCGTACAGAGCGGCCTGCTGGTGGATGTTTTCCAGGACGGTCAGCTTTTTATCGAGACTGGGCATCTGAAAGACGACCCCAATCTGCTGGCGAACCTGGTGCTGATGCGAACGCACCCCATTACCCAGGATGCTGATATCGCCGTGAGCGAGTGGCATCAACGTGGAAAGCAGCCGAAACAAGGTCGACTTGCCGCCCCCATTGGGACCGAGAAAGACGAAGATCTCGCCCGGGTCGATCGATAGCGTGACATCGACCAGCGCTTGCCGCTTTCCATAAAAATGGGAAACGTTTTCGATGGATACGGCGCGCGGGGCAATCATTCGCAGTTCAACTTAATGAGCAGCCGGGGCCTGATCCAGCGCGGCGGCATCGTCGACATGGACATGGGGCACCGGAGCGTGCAGCCAACGGCTTTGCGAGTACTTTTCGGTTCGCATGCCGATATCCGGAATCAGCATACAAGCCAGGAAGATGGCCATCATGCCAGCGGGAACGGTCAGCACCCACTTCCAGTTGGCTTCCCACAAAAGGTGCATGAAGAACAACATGACCAGCAAGGCCTTGCCGCACGAGACGGCCATCATGAAGGCCATGCTCACGTGGGGCGGAATGGCCGTATCCCACCAATCGAAATAGGTCAGAAACGAGCACATCGTCAGCAGGCACAAAGCCACAAAGACCACCCAGTACTTGGTGTTACCGGTCGAAGCATGCAGCTCTTCGTCGTTGTGCAAATGATGCTCGTGCGCCGGTGGATGTGTATTCGGTTCGCTCACGGATTCACTTCTTTAAAACAGGTACAACAGCGGGAAGAGGAAAATCCACACCAGGTCGACGAAGTGCCAATACAGGCCTGCGTTTTCCAGGTAGTGCGACTTGCTGACATCCAGCGTGCTGAAAATTACCAGGGCGAAAATGATCAAACCCACCACCACGTGCAAGGCGTGAAAGCCAGTCAGCAGGAAATAGGTGCTGGCCCACATGTTGCCGCTCGGAAGGACGAAGGGAAGCTTCATCCATTCCATTTCGTGCCCAATACCATGGTTCAGCAGGTGGGCATCATCGGCAAGTAGCAGATTGAGAAAAGCAGTCCGCTCACGCAACGGCTTGGCATCTTGCTCGAGCTTGGCCAGCTCTTGCATAAGCCCGCCCAGTTCGACACGCATTTCACGCAGTTCGTCCTCGGAAGGTCCTTCTTCCCCTTCCGCGGGCGGCTTGAGCTTTTCGGAAAGTTCCGTCTTACGGGCTTCCTTGGTTTTCAGATCGTCTTCGACCTTGGCCAAAGGCCCGGCAATCGACTCTTTTTCGTTTCGCAGCCGCGTGGCCTGGTAGTCGGACACTTCGTGATGCTGCACCGCATAGGCGAGTGACTCGAGAATGGCGTGGGCTTCGATCGGGTTCTCGGTGTTGGTGGCCGTTCGTGCGGCGTAAGCAACGCCACCAGTCAGCATCGTATCGATGAAGTCGACCTTGGTCACTCCTTCGAGAACTTCCTCTTCCTTCTGTTCTTCCGAGAGTTCCGATTTGAGGTTTTCGAGCCGCACCTTGAGCGCCGACACGTAGTAAACGTCTGGCTGATCATACAGCCGACGACCTTCTTTGGTCGGGAAAATACCGTGGGCGAACTTTTCTTTGTATTCGTACGCTTTCACACCTAGAAAGACGCAGCCCAGAACGAACGTGACCAGCAGCCACTTCTTAGCCGAACCGCTTTGATTCTTACGGGCAGCTTCCAGGCTGAGCACGATCGACAAGCTGCTACAGATCAGCACAAACGTATTGAACGCACCGATCGGCTCGCTCAGGTAGACGTCGTGCGGTGTCGGCCAACTACCAGACGGAGCACCGAACCGCAGCACCACGTACGCGCCGATCAGGCCGGCGAAGAACATGATTTCTGTCGATAAAAACAGCCACAAGCAAAGCTTGCCTAGCGAAAGCGGCAGCGCCGGGTGGTATTCCAGCTCGATGTGACCGTGATGATCTTCACTATGAGAATCGGACATGCGGGGTCAGTCTACTTGAGGTTCTTTTTTCCGTTAGACACTGCTGGGCAAAATGACCAGCAAAGCCAGTTGGCAGGGCAAATAGATCAACGAGGCAAATAACAACTGCCGGGCGGTCTTGTCGTCTCGCGATGTGAAAAAACGCCACGAGGCAACCAACATGAACACGCCACCAAGCAAGGAAAGGAGCATGTAGAAAACATTGGGCATCGCAGCCTGGCCGATGCCTGGAACCACGCTGACCAGCAGCAGGGCCATCGCTCCGGAAACGGCTTGAATGCCTGCCTTGGTTCCGCTGTTATCGACAACGGACCACATCTTCATGCCGCCTTGGGCATAGTCTTCACGATACAGCCAGGCGATCGCCATGAAGTGCGGGAACTGCCAGAAGAACAAGATCGCAAACAGAGCGACAGCCTTCAGATCCAGCACGGGGTTCACGGCCAGCCAGCCCATCAGCATCGGCAACGCGCCAGCGATCGCACCGACGGTTGTGTTCCATGGCGTGACCTGCTTCATGGGCGTGTAGATGAATACATACAGGATCCAAGTCAGCGCCCCGATCAGTGCCGGCATAACACCCACGGTCGCGAGCAGATACGAGATACCAACCGAACCCAACAGCGTGCCGAACAAAGCGCTCGAGTAACGCGACAAGCGACCGCTGGGAATGGGACGCTGGGAGGTGCGGTTCATGCGGCGATCGACGTGAACTTCCAGGCACTGGTTCCAAACGCAGCTACTGGCGGCCACCAAGGCGGTGCCAACGATCACGTGAATCAGGCGGGCCACGTCAGGCTGACCGTTGCTTGCGCAGTAAGCGGCAATCGCGACGCATACCAACAAAAGGACGGCGATCTTGGGCTTGGTAAGCTCGAGATAGTCGCTCAATTGCTGCTTTACGCGTGCTTTGCGATCGGTCAACGTGGCAGGACCACTACTCATGCCATCACCTCTTTGCCCGGAGTCCCGGTGAGCTTGGCTGGGGAGGAATTCGCTTGCGAAGAAGCGATTGGATAACAACGCAGACAATAGGCCACCAGCATCACGCTGCAAGCCAGAATTAACGATCCAACCGCAACATGCCCCGTCACGATCATCGACTGCATCGCACTTTCCCACTGAACGACGAAGCTACCGAAATAGGCTCCGCCTGGCAGGAAAGTTGGCCAACCGTACTTGACGGTGTAGGCCGCGATACCAA includes:
- a CDS encoding BatA domain-containing protein, which encodes MNPFAFSSATMLLWGLAAVAPILIHLWNRRRYRETDWAAMKFLLAAMKKNRRRIQVEQLLLLLVRCAILLFFAIALADISCTGGSGISGFGGPGSATHTVLVIDQSYSMAYGEEGQTRLDQAKELARRIVNEAGEGDGFTLLAMGRTAKGIISEPAFDPNDVLRELEQIEIDPGVAALDLALAEIEGTLRMAARDFPRLRRAQVCILTDYGDVTWKEAASQTNEQVLAKIEELAVMQTFDVGQPQTTNSAIIGATQLTPYLTPNQSARFRVDLSCDNASQLPSQVVQMLVDGRLVSQKVVPFVDNQVVSVEMNTVFTQPGTHAIEFRLEDDLLATDNRRFIVVEVKPQLRILCLADDVPSLKFLKLALDPSDSIQSPVKVETMSASALMDIDLLSYDAVYLSNVAQIAPDEAAILRTFVQRGGGLVLFLGDRVQAASYNAALAKGDDTASSLIDIKLDGPTPRGEYFLDPRQYESPLLESFRGQQAGGLLTTPVWNYFKVTTSEDSTAQTALWFGTGDPAIVTSRYQTLSQDKEDAVATRLGGNVIVFCLPASTDSVDRSLDPPAAWTVFPTWPSFPPLVQESLSLAVASQFDRRNRELGDVFEGVIEGDPGANLIEVILPDDQSSRIEAVARDDRLFWAFDGTDKVGIYRSKSLSDRATEKVEFAVNADTRESDLSRVSMENVPPSLQPGDRGFDPASGGQMAAVPASVELFRYALVLVMGLLFFESFLAYRFGAAAR
- a CDS encoding DUF58 domain-containing protein, with amino-acid sequence MSTLLDPQTLAKVQGLRLRAKHIVEGLIAGSHRSPHRGFSIEFAEHRDYAPGDDLRYLDWKVLGRTDKYYIKQFEDETNLICNLVVDVSESMRYKSPDAAMSKLEYAQCIGATLAWLILQQQDAVGLVTFDDQVRSLVSPSGSPVQLQQVIDVLQTVESKEKTQIGPLLHELSGRLSRRGLVIVLSDFFDDVESIMAGLKHLRFRKHDIILMQVLDPAELDFPFDRPTMFNGLEAFPELLADPISVRKAYREEIEAFVNDLRSQSLANQMDFVQIRTDQPFDAVLRNFFNHRNARLV
- a CDS encoding AAA family ATPase — protein: MTSENDAAAAARLAEAYELLQREIGRVIVGQEEVVEQLLIALFAGGHCLLEGVPGLAKTLMVRSLASALHLEFNRIQFTPDLMPSDITGTEIIQENRSTGERAYRFVPGPIFSNVILADEINRTPPKTQAALLESMQEKQVTAGGSKHALPKPFFVLATQNPIEQEGTYPLPEAQLDRFMFNVRIDYPSELEELEIVKRTTADVNTEISPLLTGEEIIQLAQVVRRVPVADPVAQYAIRLVRMTRRGNDIPSKMEPYIQWGAGPRASQFLVLGAKARAILQGREFATTDDVKAVALPVLRHRIRTSFNADAEGITTDHVVQQLLENIPTTVEDQQFVDAFRSSDAG
- a CDS encoding outer membrane protein assembly factor BamB family protein, producing the protein MRSRPTLTSRSAGLVWVLPLLLLGATQALGQAQDVFARAEFSLTVELPETKNDTKNLLAQVDQQLQQQKWQDAIDTLERLISGHGDELIVQGSDQVDLGSEYVYYVELKTYLRRRISEYSRQMPEFLEVYRTRIDSLAKQDLDAAIASRDPAQLSAAINTYFLSKHADEALLHMGDLLLEQGRFNEARTAWERISPRYRTPEDPEGVLLAMPGQPIWVAVDGVDWGKHLDYIESLLDENQASSSLATTADSDVDPAAVWARLCLASWLEGSSDRAAVELELLRQLHPDAQGYLGGRDVNYAQFLTKLVASSPGEHASRHANTWPTYAGSYARTAKAELPERAKTFKPNWSVSLETQSLSRVGGRNGFGEDRELQRIPLVAESSDALLSTFPAVMDGNVIVADEERVRAFQLDSGLPAFPTEGSQFFDRDELDYGAFHTGGRRLDFDFNMRGRRRGSPLSAMSLKLIHALGPDRFTLSSDDRKLVARIGTTAIGVPYVQSQFQDPADMVVFDMRKEGKLEARIPPVTELSGPWSFEGTAIIQGNRLYCGMIKSGVRDESAVACFDWTTSQMLWRRTICLTQPYGSGLVAGGEYGFRSHNLLTLKDGVLYYNTNHGVIAALQADRGEMLWLTRYPRRGLIPDKLEMAHSLVQRNVNPCIVTRGLVVTMPLDCERLLALDAATGQLVWQTVPGGLDPLHLVGATKDDVLVSGEQLFWVHLYSGKIRAEFPNVDQMFRDRGYGRPALVGDQVYWPTRDKIFRLATQLDSSGSVKEAALPVDLLQYGEEGGNVVVAGGQMIVASPSRLTVYSPSPLLEPPDASSTNESN
- a CDS encoding DUF420 domain-containing protein; the protein is MDLVTLLPHVNASLNGLATLLLVVGFVLIKLGKVDAHKWTMLGCFGVSVVFLVCYLVYHALMEGHSKTFPDYPAAWIRYSYYIMLLSHVVLAAVVPFLAVITIYLGLKDRREAHRKIAKWTFPIWLYVSITGVLVYLCLYQFFPPEAAT